One Microcaecilia unicolor chromosome 4, aMicUni1.1, whole genome shotgun sequence genomic region harbors:
- the FANCB gene encoding Fanconi anemia group B protein isoform X3, translating into MLCGGCFLWQRGRGSDVRIFSEKVGQLLLLSYSDTSRCAGKRKWKHWKKKRKMSDGVEQEKILNYNGTVLTFHLSKATFEEGGVDKTATLHFRRMLFNPAAGVFLQKSTGFFNIPAIYEGAEIISLSCTADYRTGMNLPCILLGKSKKHKETKYLLLLLHASDEFECYVNFKLNYKMNDVHLVAGPMVLWMHNDQLFYLSPKTHIIVSVPVKISSIKWVNEIEDEGIVVLGVKHAHFPDGEDEKTFPTSDSVIWRSEFVAYSVEKQKVMNATCFLPHAYSSVVTCMDITHVCRPEMVNGQFSTSVVVATSNKQLVLFQDGVPVNVFQLPCAEPCRLHTASTSRGDLLLVVAFAYNNVCAVWKETWQVASSWQNVKSFLVDDFIGTGTEQVLLLFKDASSSSDCLNMFQITDFGEINYTSDASECTKHVLAEDDVQENRFLTIQALEARLQAGISSLQELQQHLKLKERVLSESCKALLDLVHGKEHTLPSAEEENLVSLWDEEENTTCSLDKGTLLAIEDPEHLVEKVWQRVMDTSLVVGVKINDKISLSFDDISLSLLIEQTFNKIGPIKCYSNVLKLPRLSSASPVSECEMEPLPKRLKPGCHSKKDTQNQFSEKEPSEIHTNWGQTVTAVTDLMPLLTFHKTSCIMLLHARKRINQEDDYSEESKLLTFPCGRISVGLEDISKDKYVVHFLLDNHHHKGIVEDFFAILAAFYKYSFQIFSPECTLAPVNLWLQEEMQCKPVMECAEYLYCSRPGSLYGTVFSWNQKTPCEGTLTLFCRALFTKKYMAIVGRGRGSCSNCVYKRPSKS; encoded by the exons ATGCTTTGCGGGGGATGCTTTTTGTGGCAAAGGGGAAGGGGGTCTGATGTCAGGATTTTCTCGGAAAAGGTTGGACAGTTGTTGCTGTTAAGCTATTCTGATACTTCAAGGTGTGCAG GCAAGCGAAAGTGGAAAcactggaaaaaaaagaggaaaatgtcTGATGGTGTAGAACAAGAGAAAATTTTGAATTACAATGGAACAGTCCTTACTTTCCATCTTTCAAAAGCAACATTTGAGGAAGGAGGAGTTGATAAAACAGCCACCCTACATTTCAGAAGAATGCTTTTTAACCCTGCTGCAGGTGTGTTTCTTCAAAAATCAACAGGATTCTTTAACATTCCAGCTATCTATGAAGGTGCTGAAATAATTTCTTTAAGTTGTACAGCCGACTACAGAACAGGAATGAATTTACCCTGCATTTTGTTAGGGAAAAGTAAAAAGCACAAGGAAACTAAATATTTGCTACTACTGCTTCATGCCTCTGATGAATTTGAGTGCTACGTAAATTTTAAATTGAACTATAAAATGAACGATGTACATTTGGTTGCAGGTCCAATGGTTTTATGGATGCATAATGATCAATTATTTTACCTGTCGCCCAAAACTCACATAATAGTAAGCGTTCCTGTTAAAATTTCCTCCATTAAATGGGTGAACGAGATTGAAGATGAAGGCATTGTTGTACTAGGGGTAAAACATGCCCATTTTCCAGATGGTGAAGATGAAAAAACCTTCCCAACATCGGACTCTGTTATTTGGCGGAGTGAGTTTGTTGCATATTCTGTCGAAAAGCAGAAAGTAATGAATGCAACTTGTTTCCTGCCTCATGCGTACAGCAGCGTGGTAACCTGCATGGATATTACCCATGTTTGCAGGCCTGAGATGGTAAATGGCCAGTTCAGTACATCAGTGGTTGTAGCAACTAGCAATAAACAGTTGGTCTTGTTCCAGGATGGTGTTCCTGTAAATGTCTTCCAGCTTCCATGTGCAGAACCCTGTCGATTACATACAGCTTCAACAAGCAGAGGGGATTTGCTCCTGGTTGTGGCATTTGCTTACAACAATGTATGTGCAGTGTGGAAAGAAACCTGGCAG GTAGCTTCCAGTTGGCAAAATGTGAAATCTTTCCTAGTGGATGATTTTATTGGCACTGGGACAGAACAAGTATTGTTGCTGTTTAAGGATGCTTCTTCCAGTTCAGATTGCTTGAATATGTTCCAAATAACAGATTTTGGTGAAATTAATTATACA AGTGATGCATCTGAGTGCACCAAGCATGTTCTTGCTGAAGATGATGTACAAGAGAACCGTTTCCTTACTATTCAAGCTCTAGAAGCAAGGTTGCAG GCTGGCATATCTTCTCTGCAAGAACTACAGCAGCATTTGAAGCTCAAGGAGAGAGTGCTCTCTGAATCTTGCAAAGCTTTATTAGATCTTGTTCATGGGAAGGAGCATACATTGCCAAGTGCAGAAGAG GAAAACCTAGTTTCTCTTTGGGATGAGGAAGAAAATACTACATGTTCCTTGGATAAAGGTACTCTGTTGGCAATCGAAGACCCAGAGCATCTTGTCGAAAAAGTATGGCAGCGTGTTATGGATACAAGCTTAGTAGTAGGAGTGAAAATTAATGACAAGATTAGTTT atCATTTGATGACATCAGTTTATCCCTACTAATAGAGCAAACCTTCAATAAAATCGGCCCCATTAAGTGTTATAGCAATGTACTCAAGCTGCCTAGGCTTTCCTCTGCAAGCCCAGTATCTGAATGTGAAATGGAGCCATTACCCAAAAGGCTAAAGCCAGGTTGCCATAGCAAGAAGGACACACAGAATCAGTTCAGTGAAAAAGAGCCTTCTGAAATTCATACCAACTGGGGCCAAACAGTTACAGCTGTTACGGATCTAATGCCATTATTGACATTTCATAAAACTAGTTGTATTATGCTGTTACATGCCAGGAAGAGAATTAATCAAGAGGATGACTACTCAGAGGAAAGTAAATTGCTGACCTTCCCTTGTGGGAGAATTTCTGTAGGCCTTGAAGACATCTCCAAAGACAAATATGTAGTTCATTTTCTTTTGGATAATCACCATCACAAAG GCATTGTTGAAGACTTCTTTGCTATTTTGGCTGCATTTTACAAATATTCATTTCAAATTTTTTCACCGGAGTGCACATTGGCTCCAGTGAATCTATGGCTACAGGAAGAAATGCAATGCAAACCTGTCATGGAATGTGCTGAATACCTGTACTGTAGTAGGCCTGGAAGTTTGTATGGGACTGTCTTCAGCTGGAATCAGAAAACACCTTGTGAAGGCACTCTTACACTTTTTTGCag ggccctgtttactaagaaatATATGGCCATCGTCGGTCGGGGACGAGGAAGCTGTAGCAACTGTGTATATAAAAGACCGTCAAAGAGCTAA
- the FANCB gene encoding Fanconi anemia group B protein isoform X1: MLCGGCFLWQRGRGSDVRIFSEKVGQLLLLSYSDTSRCAGKRKWKHWKKKRKMSDGVEQEKILNYNGTVLTFHLSKATFEEGGVDKTATLHFRRMLFNPAAGVFLQKSTGFFNIPAIYEGAEIISLSCTADYRTGMNLPCILLGKSKKHKETKYLLLLLHASDEFECYVNFKLNYKMNDVHLVAGPMVLWMHNDQLFYLSPKTHIIVSVPVKISSIKWVNEIEDEGIVVLGVKHAHFPDGEDEKTFPTSDSVIWRSEFVAYSVEKQKVMNATCFLPHAYSSVVTCMDITHVCRPEMVNGQFSTSVVVATSNKQLVLFQDGVPVNVFQLPCAEPCRLHTASTSRGDLLLVVAFAYNNVCAVWKETWQVASSWQNVKSFLVDDFIGTGTEQVLLLFKDASSSSDCLNMFQITDFGEINYTSDASECTKHVLAEDDVQENRFLTIQALEARLQAGISSLQELQQHLKLKERVLSESCKALLDLVHGKEHTLPSAEEENLVSLWDEEENTTCSLDKGTLLAIEDPEHLVEKVWQRVMDTSLVVGVKINDKISLSFDDISLSLLIEQTFNKIGPIKCYSNVLKLPRLSSASPVSECEMEPLPKRLKPGCHSKKDTQNQFSEKEPSEIHTNWGQTVTAVTDLMPLLTFHKTSCIMLLHARKRINQEDDYSEESKLLTFPCGRISVGLEDISKDKYVVHFLLDNHHHKGIVEDFFAILAAFYKYSFQIFSPECTLAPVNLWLQEEMQCKPVMECAEYLYCSRPGSLYGTVFSWNQKTPCEGTLTLFCRNQIILFQCLHKLIDILPSTCVPKLLSLESKDSLIENLALSLEKEILTFRSFVSSTVSEIEKMSTWMCRSDNNMSHVTAPSSTSKEVVQQYRNEFQNEQKQSTLGMNLTINGSLYRNILWKIAHIQVNSDKIVWRLSNS, translated from the exons ATGCTTTGCGGGGGATGCTTTTTGTGGCAAAGGGGAAGGGGGTCTGATGTCAGGATTTTCTCGGAAAAGGTTGGACAGTTGTTGCTGTTAAGCTATTCTGATACTTCAAGGTGTGCAG GCAAGCGAAAGTGGAAAcactggaaaaaaaagaggaaaatgtcTGATGGTGTAGAACAAGAGAAAATTTTGAATTACAATGGAACAGTCCTTACTTTCCATCTTTCAAAAGCAACATTTGAGGAAGGAGGAGTTGATAAAACAGCCACCCTACATTTCAGAAGAATGCTTTTTAACCCTGCTGCAGGTGTGTTTCTTCAAAAATCAACAGGATTCTTTAACATTCCAGCTATCTATGAAGGTGCTGAAATAATTTCTTTAAGTTGTACAGCCGACTACAGAACAGGAATGAATTTACCCTGCATTTTGTTAGGGAAAAGTAAAAAGCACAAGGAAACTAAATATTTGCTACTACTGCTTCATGCCTCTGATGAATTTGAGTGCTACGTAAATTTTAAATTGAACTATAAAATGAACGATGTACATTTGGTTGCAGGTCCAATGGTTTTATGGATGCATAATGATCAATTATTTTACCTGTCGCCCAAAACTCACATAATAGTAAGCGTTCCTGTTAAAATTTCCTCCATTAAATGGGTGAACGAGATTGAAGATGAAGGCATTGTTGTACTAGGGGTAAAACATGCCCATTTTCCAGATGGTGAAGATGAAAAAACCTTCCCAACATCGGACTCTGTTATTTGGCGGAGTGAGTTTGTTGCATATTCTGTCGAAAAGCAGAAAGTAATGAATGCAACTTGTTTCCTGCCTCATGCGTACAGCAGCGTGGTAACCTGCATGGATATTACCCATGTTTGCAGGCCTGAGATGGTAAATGGCCAGTTCAGTACATCAGTGGTTGTAGCAACTAGCAATAAACAGTTGGTCTTGTTCCAGGATGGTGTTCCTGTAAATGTCTTCCAGCTTCCATGTGCAGAACCCTGTCGATTACATACAGCTTCAACAAGCAGAGGGGATTTGCTCCTGGTTGTGGCATTTGCTTACAACAATGTATGTGCAGTGTGGAAAGAAACCTGGCAG GTAGCTTCCAGTTGGCAAAATGTGAAATCTTTCCTAGTGGATGATTTTATTGGCACTGGGACAGAACAAGTATTGTTGCTGTTTAAGGATGCTTCTTCCAGTTCAGATTGCTTGAATATGTTCCAAATAACAGATTTTGGTGAAATTAATTATACA AGTGATGCATCTGAGTGCACCAAGCATGTTCTTGCTGAAGATGATGTACAAGAGAACCGTTTCCTTACTATTCAAGCTCTAGAAGCAAGGTTGCAG GCTGGCATATCTTCTCTGCAAGAACTACAGCAGCATTTGAAGCTCAAGGAGAGAGTGCTCTCTGAATCTTGCAAAGCTTTATTAGATCTTGTTCATGGGAAGGAGCATACATTGCCAAGTGCAGAAGAG GAAAACCTAGTTTCTCTTTGGGATGAGGAAGAAAATACTACATGTTCCTTGGATAAAGGTACTCTGTTGGCAATCGAAGACCCAGAGCATCTTGTCGAAAAAGTATGGCAGCGTGTTATGGATACAAGCTTAGTAGTAGGAGTGAAAATTAATGACAAGATTAGTTT atCATTTGATGACATCAGTTTATCCCTACTAATAGAGCAAACCTTCAATAAAATCGGCCCCATTAAGTGTTATAGCAATGTACTCAAGCTGCCTAGGCTTTCCTCTGCAAGCCCAGTATCTGAATGTGAAATGGAGCCATTACCCAAAAGGCTAAAGCCAGGTTGCCATAGCAAGAAGGACACACAGAATCAGTTCAGTGAAAAAGAGCCTTCTGAAATTCATACCAACTGGGGCCAAACAGTTACAGCTGTTACGGATCTAATGCCATTATTGACATTTCATAAAACTAGTTGTATTATGCTGTTACATGCCAGGAAGAGAATTAATCAAGAGGATGACTACTCAGAGGAAAGTAAATTGCTGACCTTCCCTTGTGGGAGAATTTCTGTAGGCCTTGAAGACATCTCCAAAGACAAATATGTAGTTCATTTTCTTTTGGATAATCACCATCACAAAG GCATTGTTGAAGACTTCTTTGCTATTTTGGCTGCATTTTACAAATATTCATTTCAAATTTTTTCACCGGAGTGCACATTGGCTCCAGTGAATCTATGGCTACAGGAAGAAATGCAATGCAAACCTGTCATGGAATGTGCTGAATACCTGTACTGTAGTAGGCCTGGAAGTTTGTATGGGACTGTCTTCAGCTGGAATCAGAAAACACCTTGTGAAGGCACTCTTACACTTTTTTGCag aaatcAAATCATTTTGTTCCAGTGCCTTCATAAACTCATTGACATTCTTCCATCAACCTGTGTACCCAAACTCCTGAGTTTAGAGAGCAAAGATTCTCTTATTGAAAACTTGGCACTTTCTTTGGAGAAGGAAATACTAACTTTTAGGAGTTTTGTCTCCTCAACAGTCAGTGAAATAGAAAAAATGTCAACATGGATGTGCAGAAGTGACAATAACATGAGCCATGTTACTGCACCCTCTTCCACCTCAAAAGAAGTAGTGCAACAGTACCGAAATGAGTTTCAAAATGAACAGAAGCAAAGCACATTGGGAATGAATCTAACAATAAATGGCTCCCTGTACAGAAACATTTTATGGAAAATTGCCCATATCCAGGTAAATTCTGACAAAATTGTGTGGAGATTAAGTAATTCATAA
- the FANCB gene encoding Fanconi anemia group B protein isoform X2 — protein MSDGVEQEKILNYNGTVLTFHLSKATFEEGGVDKTATLHFRRMLFNPAAGVFLQKSTGFFNIPAIYEGAEIISLSCTADYRTGMNLPCILLGKSKKHKETKYLLLLLHASDEFECYVNFKLNYKMNDVHLVAGPMVLWMHNDQLFYLSPKTHIIVSVPVKISSIKWVNEIEDEGIVVLGVKHAHFPDGEDEKTFPTSDSVIWRSEFVAYSVEKQKVMNATCFLPHAYSSVVTCMDITHVCRPEMVNGQFSTSVVVATSNKQLVLFQDGVPVNVFQLPCAEPCRLHTASTSRGDLLLVVAFAYNNVCAVWKETWQVASSWQNVKSFLVDDFIGTGTEQVLLLFKDASSSSDCLNMFQITDFGEINYTSDASECTKHVLAEDDVQENRFLTIQALEARLQAGISSLQELQQHLKLKERVLSESCKALLDLVHGKEHTLPSAEEENLVSLWDEEENTTCSLDKGTLLAIEDPEHLVEKVWQRVMDTSLVVGVKINDKISLSFDDISLSLLIEQTFNKIGPIKCYSNVLKLPRLSSASPVSECEMEPLPKRLKPGCHSKKDTQNQFSEKEPSEIHTNWGQTVTAVTDLMPLLTFHKTSCIMLLHARKRINQEDDYSEESKLLTFPCGRISVGLEDISKDKYVVHFLLDNHHHKGIVEDFFAILAAFYKYSFQIFSPECTLAPVNLWLQEEMQCKPVMECAEYLYCSRPGSLYGTVFSWNQKTPCEGTLTLFCRNQIILFQCLHKLIDILPSTCVPKLLSLESKDSLIENLALSLEKEILTFRSFVSSTVSEIEKMSTWMCRSDNNMSHVTAPSSTSKEVVQQYRNEFQNEQKQSTLGMNLTINGSLYRNILWKIAHIQVNSDKIVWRLSNS, from the exons atgtcTGATGGTGTAGAACAAGAGAAAATTTTGAATTACAATGGAACAGTCCTTACTTTCCATCTTTCAAAAGCAACATTTGAGGAAGGAGGAGTTGATAAAACAGCCACCCTACATTTCAGAAGAATGCTTTTTAACCCTGCTGCAGGTGTGTTTCTTCAAAAATCAACAGGATTCTTTAACATTCCAGCTATCTATGAAGGTGCTGAAATAATTTCTTTAAGTTGTACAGCCGACTACAGAACAGGAATGAATTTACCCTGCATTTTGTTAGGGAAAAGTAAAAAGCACAAGGAAACTAAATATTTGCTACTACTGCTTCATGCCTCTGATGAATTTGAGTGCTACGTAAATTTTAAATTGAACTATAAAATGAACGATGTACATTTGGTTGCAGGTCCAATGGTTTTATGGATGCATAATGATCAATTATTTTACCTGTCGCCCAAAACTCACATAATAGTAAGCGTTCCTGTTAAAATTTCCTCCATTAAATGGGTGAACGAGATTGAAGATGAAGGCATTGTTGTACTAGGGGTAAAACATGCCCATTTTCCAGATGGTGAAGATGAAAAAACCTTCCCAACATCGGACTCTGTTATTTGGCGGAGTGAGTTTGTTGCATATTCTGTCGAAAAGCAGAAAGTAATGAATGCAACTTGTTTCCTGCCTCATGCGTACAGCAGCGTGGTAACCTGCATGGATATTACCCATGTTTGCAGGCCTGAGATGGTAAATGGCCAGTTCAGTACATCAGTGGTTGTAGCAACTAGCAATAAACAGTTGGTCTTGTTCCAGGATGGTGTTCCTGTAAATGTCTTCCAGCTTCCATGTGCAGAACCCTGTCGATTACATACAGCTTCAACAAGCAGAGGGGATTTGCTCCTGGTTGTGGCATTTGCTTACAACAATGTATGTGCAGTGTGGAAAGAAACCTGGCAG GTAGCTTCCAGTTGGCAAAATGTGAAATCTTTCCTAGTGGATGATTTTATTGGCACTGGGACAGAACAAGTATTGTTGCTGTTTAAGGATGCTTCTTCCAGTTCAGATTGCTTGAATATGTTCCAAATAACAGATTTTGGTGAAATTAATTATACA AGTGATGCATCTGAGTGCACCAAGCATGTTCTTGCTGAAGATGATGTACAAGAGAACCGTTTCCTTACTATTCAAGCTCTAGAAGCAAGGTTGCAG GCTGGCATATCTTCTCTGCAAGAACTACAGCAGCATTTGAAGCTCAAGGAGAGAGTGCTCTCTGAATCTTGCAAAGCTTTATTAGATCTTGTTCATGGGAAGGAGCATACATTGCCAAGTGCAGAAGAG GAAAACCTAGTTTCTCTTTGGGATGAGGAAGAAAATACTACATGTTCCTTGGATAAAGGTACTCTGTTGGCAATCGAAGACCCAGAGCATCTTGTCGAAAAAGTATGGCAGCGTGTTATGGATACAAGCTTAGTAGTAGGAGTGAAAATTAATGACAAGATTAGTTT atCATTTGATGACATCAGTTTATCCCTACTAATAGAGCAAACCTTCAATAAAATCGGCCCCATTAAGTGTTATAGCAATGTACTCAAGCTGCCTAGGCTTTCCTCTGCAAGCCCAGTATCTGAATGTGAAATGGAGCCATTACCCAAAAGGCTAAAGCCAGGTTGCCATAGCAAGAAGGACACACAGAATCAGTTCAGTGAAAAAGAGCCTTCTGAAATTCATACCAACTGGGGCCAAACAGTTACAGCTGTTACGGATCTAATGCCATTATTGACATTTCATAAAACTAGTTGTATTATGCTGTTACATGCCAGGAAGAGAATTAATCAAGAGGATGACTACTCAGAGGAAAGTAAATTGCTGACCTTCCCTTGTGGGAGAATTTCTGTAGGCCTTGAAGACATCTCCAAAGACAAATATGTAGTTCATTTTCTTTTGGATAATCACCATCACAAAG GCATTGTTGAAGACTTCTTTGCTATTTTGGCTGCATTTTACAAATATTCATTTCAAATTTTTTCACCGGAGTGCACATTGGCTCCAGTGAATCTATGGCTACAGGAAGAAATGCAATGCAAACCTGTCATGGAATGTGCTGAATACCTGTACTGTAGTAGGCCTGGAAGTTTGTATGGGACTGTCTTCAGCTGGAATCAGAAAACACCTTGTGAAGGCACTCTTACACTTTTTTGCag aaatcAAATCATTTTGTTCCAGTGCCTTCATAAACTCATTGACATTCTTCCATCAACCTGTGTACCCAAACTCCTGAGTTTAGAGAGCAAAGATTCTCTTATTGAAAACTTGGCACTTTCTTTGGAGAAGGAAATACTAACTTTTAGGAGTTTTGTCTCCTCAACAGTCAGTGAAATAGAAAAAATGTCAACATGGATGTGCAGAAGTGACAATAACATGAGCCATGTTACTGCACCCTCTTCCACCTCAAAAGAAGTAGTGCAACAGTACCGAAATGAGTTTCAAAATGAACAGAAGCAAAGCACATTGGGAATGAATCTAACAATAAATGGCTCCCTGTACAGAAACATTTTATGGAAAATTGCCCATATCCAGGTAAATTCTGACAAAATTGTGTGGAGATTAAGTAATTCATAA